In one Magallana gigas chromosome 9, xbMagGiga1.1, whole genome shotgun sequence genomic region, the following are encoded:
- the LOC105343056 gene encoding soma ferritin-like (The RefSeq protein has 2 substitutions compared to this genomic sequence) codes for MSQSQPRQNFHEESEAGINRQINMELYASYTYQSMALYFDRDDVALPGFHKFFKHSSDEEREHAEKLMKYQNKRGGRIVLQDIKKPDRDEWGTGLDAMQIALQLEKSVNQSLLDLHKLADVHRDAQMCDFIESEFLEEQVNAIKEISDHVTQLKRVGAGLGEYEYDKQLQS; via the exons TGTCTCAGAGTCAGCCTCGCCAGAACTTCCACGAGGAAAGTGAAGCAGGGATCAACCGACAGATCAACATGGAGCTGTACGCCTCGTACACATACCAGTCCATG GCTCTCTACTTCGATCGGGACGATGTGGCTTTGCCAGGATTTCACAAGTTCTTCAAGCACTCGTCTGACGAGGAACGTGAACATGCCGAGAAGTTGATGAAATACCAGAACAAGAGAGGAGGCCGTATTGTGCTGCAAGACATCAAG AAACCTGACCGTGATGAGTGGGGAACAGGACTTGACGCCATGCAGATAGCCCTCCAACTGGAGAAGAGTGTCAACCAATCCCTGCTTGACCTTCACAAGTTGGCAGATGGTCACCGCGATGCTCAG ATGTGTGATTTCATTGAGTCGGAATTCCTTGAGGAGCAGGTTAATGCCATCAAGGAGATTTCTGACCACGTCACCCAGCTGAAGCGCGTGGGGGCAGGTCTGGGCGAGTACCAGTATGACAAACAACTCCAGAGCTGA
- the LOC117691259 gene encoding uncharacterized protein, translating into MRRTCKRNPLLILCALMCVLVVANFCDLVVRYQINSTDNSMNVSDIGDLESEQLAQTGRRHRNLEQIHRENLHGSNVQQNDDLMWIQEMSDVYERAPLMNPDKDEFVKQNNTSDECNDFHSSFKENLQKVLNYSFNVPEKYLKLLNLDRVGIKSITSKSVDSPYPILASASSSNHYNEIQGLIRDYHQNLLPLYPNMKLILYDLGLNKNQLKQMKKYCKCEVRQFPFHSFPNHIRNLSGFGWKPLIIQLLLVEFDFVMWVDASVRFDGNPLNKLIEGAKEVGVQIIPGWGSIAVRTNPQTFAALGEQMCMFDYPELEATWMAFKRSEFTLTAVMKPWVSCALQYGCMDFDKSKSYLRCPRGKKQRLGSCHRFDQSVIGIILTRLFNHKSHLCQFIVNGIGSMKRGEYVKYFPK; encoded by the coding sequence ATGCGTCGGACGTGTAAAAGAAACCCGTTGTTGATATTGTGTGCCCTCATGTGTGTATTAGTTGTAGCAAATTTTTGTGACTTAGTTGTAAGGTATCAAATAAACTCGACAGACAATTCAATGAATGTGTCCGACATCGGCGATCTGGAATCTGAACAACTTGCTCAAACAGGTCGCAGACACAGAAATCTCGAGCAGATTCACAGAGAAAATTTGCATGGCAGCAACGTTCAGCAAAATGATGATTTGATGTGGATCCAAGAAATGAGTGACGTGTATGAAAGGGCTCCATTGATGAACCCGGATAAGGACGagtttgtaaaacaaaacaatacctCAGATGAATGTAACGATTTTCATTCCTCCTTTAAAGAAAATCtacaaaaagttttgaattactCTTTTAATGTGCCGGAGAAGTATTTAAAACTGTTGAATCTTGATAGAGTTGGAATAAAAAGTATCACCAGTAAGTCTGTGGATTCGCCATACCCGATTCTGGCTTCTGCGTCATCATCTAACCATTATAATGAAATCCAGGGATTAATTAGAGATTATCATCAAAATCTTCTGCCACTTTATCCAAACATGAAGTTGATTCTGTATGACTTAGGACTGAATAAAAACCaactaaaacaaatgaaaaaatactgCAAATGTGAGGTAAGACAATTTCCTTTCCACAGTTTTCCAAATCATATTCGCAATCTGAGTGGCTTTGGATGGAAACCGCTTATTATACAACTTTTGTTGGTAGAATTTGATTTTGTCATGTGGGTAGATGCTTCCGTGCGGTTTGATGGAAACCCTCTAAATAAACTTATTGAAGGAGCTAAGGAAGTTGGTGTTCAAATAATTCCAGGATGGGGATCCATTGCAGTGAGGACCAATCCACAAACGTTCGCGGCTCTAGGGGAACAAATGTGTATGTTTGATTACCCAGAACTCGAAGCAACATGGATGGCGTTCAAAAGGTCCGAGTTTACTCTGACGGCGGTAATGAAGCCGTGGGTATCTTGCGCATTACAATACGGCTGCATGGATTTCGACAAATCAAAATCATATCTGAGATGCCCACGAGGCAAAAAGCAAAGACTCGGATCTTGTCATAGGTTTGACCAGTCTGTGATTGGGATAATTCTTACAAGACTGTTTAATCATAAATCGCATCTTTGTCAATTTATTGTGAATGGAATAGGATCTATGAAAAGAGGggagtatgttaaatattttcccaaataa